Part of the Dyella humicola genome, GATCTTTGGTCCGCCCGAATTCATGCGCACCTGGCGACAAACAGACAATGCGCTGGAAGGAACGGCTTCACTCCATTCCGATCTGATGCTGCCCTTGGATGAAATCGGCCAACTCGACCCCAGCAAGGCCGGTGCAGTGGCTTACATGCTCGCCAACGGGCAAGGAAAAGGTCGTTCCGCCCGCGACGGCAGCGCTCGCGCCATCGCAAAGTTTCAATTGATCTTCCTTTCGTCTGGCGAGATCAGCCTTGGCGATCTGGTTACCGAGTCGGGAGGCAAGCGGCGTGCAGGACAAGAAGTCCGCGTAATTGATATGGCGGCGGATGCGGGTGCCGGTTTCGGTATGTTTGAAAGGTTACCCGCAGGGTTGAGCGCTGGCGAATTCGCGGATCAACTAAAGACCGCGGCGCGCGCGCATTTTGGACACGCGCTCCCGGCTCTGCTTCAGGCTGTAACGGCAAACCCTGAGGTGGCAAGGGCCAAGCTGCGAGCGATTCGCGACAGCCTTGCTAACGAGCTTGCTGGGCGTCAGGCAGACGGACAGGTGCGGCGTGTCGCTCAGCGGTTTGCACTGATCGGCGCGGCAGGTGAGCTGGCGACAAGTTACGGGCTCACGGACTGGCCTGAGGGCGAAGCAGCCGCAGCTGCGAAGAAGTGCTTCGCAAATTGGCAAGAGGCGCGCGGCACCAATGGAAACTCGGAACCCGAGGCACTCCTATCTCAGGTTCGCGCATTCTTTGAAGCGCATGGCGAAAGCCGATTCGAGCCCGAGGGACGCCAGAGCGAGAAGTTACTTATTCGCGAACGTGCGGGTTTCCGTCGCAAAGGCGATGACGAACATGCTGTGGAGTATCTGGTTTTCCCCGAGGCGTTTAAGCAGATCATCGAGGGACACAACCAGAAATGGGCTATCGACGTGCTTATCAAGGCCGACTGGCTCAAGCCTGGCAAGGATTGCGCGCCCCAGAGCATTCGGGTCGACGGCTTAGGTAAGCGCGCTCGCCTCTATGTTTTCGACGGGGGCGCTGTGCACGCAGGTGACTGATGGAACGTGGAACGTTTTGCCCGCGGCAGCCGGAACGCGAAGCGTCGAGCCACAAATGGCTTAGTGGTGCGGTTTGCCGGGCATTGGAACGCCGGAACGTCCGGAACGTCGTATGGGTATAAAGAAGTCGGGAGCCGACCAGCTCCTGACTTCTTTATTTTCTCAGCAAGGTCGGCTGGTCGGGCACATAAACCTTGCCGTCCTTGTCCATCTTCCATGGACTCGAATACTGGTTCTCGTCGACTAGCACCGGATCGGCATCTTGCTGGATTCGCTGACGCTCGCCGCGACGATAGGCACGATGCCACAGCGCTTTGTCCTGTGCCTCGGACACGGCGGAAGTTATTCCATGGATGGGCGTTTTCTTCTTGCTGCGGGCCATGGCACCGATAATATCAATCGGCAAGCAGCTCGTGTCTGGGGGTATTTTTGGGGGTATCATGCATATACCGATTGAATTTAATGCAGTAAATTCAAGTGGTTTGGGTCATTTTTACATGCCTGCTGCCGGCACCAAATGGGCATCCAGCCCTATCCAATTCAGGCCAGAAACCCCAGTAATACTGGCGGTTCTGGCCTTTTTTGTGGCTGATGCTGATGGACCTTGTTAGCCCTATGCCCTTGGCCGGGGAGGCGCGTGAGGTTCTACGGGTGCTGCCCCAGCGTGTTCTTGAAGATCTTGCCGTCCTTCATGATCACCACGAAGTTCTTCGCCGGGTCGGCGACGAGCTTGATGTTGGCGATCGGATCGCCGTCGACCAGCAGCAGATCAGCGAGCGCACCCTCCTCGACGACGCCCAGCTTGCCCCGGTAGGGACTGCGCTCGCCCGATAGTGCGAGCAGTTCGCCGTTGGTGCCGGTGGCCATGGCCAGCGCCTCGGCCGGCGTGTACCACTTGGTGAGACTTGCCAGCAGCGCA contains:
- a CDS encoding DUF927 domain-containing protein, which translates into the protein MIQSQTSSQSAHTHKRKPPNFLSSSATVDLPSITEIIDLSLAAPSLKPAGTRFEVTIGRKGYKDGVHWIDCKNEQDGTDVDQAPTWICSPLHIGALTRDETGSEWGRLLVFDDRDRRRHQWAMPCSMLATDGADLRAELLRQGLDISSASRARKLLNDYIQQASPKVTARCVTRTGWHGDAFVLPKETYGAPQAEPIIFQTTAPDSVALGRSGTLDGWRSHVAAPCAGNSRLLLALSTGFAGPCLGLLNSEGGGVHLRGGSSLGKTTAVLVASSIFGPPEFMRTWRQTDNALEGTASLHSDLMLPLDEIGQLDPSKAGAVAYMLANGQGKGRSARDGSARAIAKFQLIFLSSGEISLGDLVTESGGKRRAGQEVRVIDMAADAGAGFGMFERLPAGLSAGEFADQLKTAARAHFGHALPALLQAVTANPEVARAKLRAIRDSLANELAGRQADGQVRRVAQRFALIGAAGELATSYGLTDWPEGEAAAAAKKCFANWQEARGTNGNSEPEALLSQVRAFFEAHGESRFEPEGRQSEKLLIRERAGFRRKGDDEHAVEYLVFPEAFKQIIEGHNQKWAIDVLIKADWLKPGKDCAPQSIRVDGLGKRARLYVFDGGAVHAGD